A stretch of Hydractinia symbiolongicarpus strain clone_291-10 chromosome 9, HSymV2.1, whole genome shotgun sequence DNA encodes these proteins:
- the LOC130657926 gene encoding crossover junction endonuclease MUS81-like isoform X1 gives MPPKRSRKQACPNPLFVMWLEEWKNEAEEKGLNSKWTYAKVTFLFAPWALRFTVQHQNQSAIASIKKYPLPLRTGKEAKILENIGDGIAKKLDERLAQYIEDGGDIQSLHIRPDLLTLSSPKRKRNNKQKETSSDINKSPELTTPMFSPNAKHLKTGRKYVPKYRSGAYALIITLYEESQKPTYLGYMGKTDLQEASQPLCDKSFTMSDAGSHYTAWSSMGTLVEKGFVVKRSSPAKYYITDKGCELAHQLLMGNEGITKSNTTSSVAQSPKHKGYKSREKRSSVPEPGEGLLSELRDTVNLLGTPISPKQKYESATITNPTEVFDTNRKLGSRQPIGSSATNLFSPGSHYVKLQEKIRNSKNVNASNVPHVKLNQNTKQTKSTEDVSVANKITKTLGGTNPDLQHTKNFNYWYVTDTDATTLLKSKALVTIDDIIGLGFLIKSKQADLERSGALFKIDESRHATDGFVYAYIADKDGPDVARPPEYLKSPSKSSSTVTSEGSKRNHAFASSLPVACTGMLKENPFKKKDKETISSLSDRIMAATSSSSNISEDSPQYTTSLTASDMKPLFTLNPSLYDVILCIDTTETTGGGKMKKEMADKLLKSGLTIDVRKLQLGDFLWIAKEKFGQQRELLLDFIVERKRMDDLASSIVDGRFKEQKFRLKNCGLKKLIYLVETYGSASHFAVPETTLRQAIMNTQVVDGLFVKETADVFDSVNYLKTMTRRLIKIYKDKSLHCLNMECVKKLKEKDDFEMIIQNKEQYLISFQEFTTQTEKNKMLTVREMFAKQLMQIKGVSAERVVAIVNKYPTPACLLTEIEEATTRDEKENLLTNLDFGKAKKKVGAPISKQVFTLFNS, from the exons GCTATTGCTTCTATTAAAAAATATCCTCTTCCACTTCGTACTGGTAAAGAAGCAAAAATACTTGAAAATATTG GTGATGGAATTGCAAAGAAATTAGATGAAAGGCTTGCACAATACATAGAAGATGGTGGTG atatacAGTCTCTTCACATTCGACCGGATTTGCTAACTTTATCATCGCCAAAAcgtaaaagaaataataaacaaaaagaaaccaGTAGTGACATTAATAAGTCACCTGAATTGACCACACCTATGTTTAGTCCTAAT GCCAAACATTTAAAAACTGGCAGAAAATACGTTCCAAAGTATCGTTCTGGGGCTTATGCTTTGATCATAACGCTTTATGAAGAAAGTCAG AAGCCAACTTATCTTGGTTACATGGGAAAAACAGATTTACAAGAAGCATCGCAACCACTTTGTGATAAGTCGTTTACAATG TCAGATGCTGGCTCCCACTACACAGCTTGGTCATCTATGGGAACTTTAGTCGAGAAAGGTTTCGTTGTCAAAAGAAGTAGTCCTGcaaa GTACTATATTACCGATAAAGGTTGCGAACTGGCTCATCAGTTGCTTATGGGCAACGAAGGGATTACCAAAAGTAACACAACATCAAGTGTAGCTCAAAGCCCAAAACATAAAGGTTATAAGTCACGTGAAAAAAGAAGTTCAGTGCCTGAACCCGGAGAGGGATTGTTGTCGGAACTCCGTGATACGGTGAACTTATTAGGTACTCCAATTAgtccaaaacaaaaatatgaatCTGCTACGATTACTAATCCAACTGAAGTCTTTGATACAAATCGAAAATTGGGGAGTCGTCAACCAATTGGAAGTTCAGCTACCAATCTTTTTTCACCTGGTAGTCATTATGTAAAGCTTCAGGAGAAAATTCGAAATTCCAAAAACGTTAATGCTTCAAATGTTCCTCATGTTAAACTAAATCAAAATACAAAACAGACAAAGTCAACTGAGGATGTCAGTGTtgcaaacaaaataacaaaaactctTGGTGGTACCAATCCTGATTTACAGCACACAAAAAA tttcaacTATTGGTATGTGACAGACACTGATGCTACAACGTTGTTAAAGAGTAAAGCACTTGTTACTATTGATG ACATCATCGGTCTTGGTTTTCTTATTAAATCGAAACAAGCAGATCTTGAAAGATCTGGTGCATTATTTAAAATAGATGAGTCAAG GCATGCAACAGACGGTTTTGTTTATGCTTATATTGCTGATAAAGATGGACCAGATGTTGCTCGACCACCTG AATACTTAAAGTCACCCTCAAAAAGCTCTTCTACTGTTACGTCAGAAGGTTCAAAAAGGAATCATGCATTTGCATCTTCTTTACCAGTAGCATGTACTGGAATGTTAAAAGAAaatccatttaaaaagaaagacaaGGAAACAATTTCAAGTTTATCTGATAGAATTATGGCTGCAACATCAAGTTCTTCTAATAT ATCAGAGGACAGccctcaatatactacaagttTGACTGCATCAGATATGAAACCTCTTTTCACACTAAACCCTA gTTTATACGATGTGATATTGTGTATTGATACCACTGAAACTACTGGTGG CGGTaagatgaaaaaagaaatggCTGATAAGCTGCTTAAAAGTG GATTGACAATTGACGTTCGCAAGCTTCAACTTGGAGATTTTTTGTGGATAGCTAAAGAAAAATTTG GACAGCAACGCGAGTTACTGCTGGATTTTATTGTTGAGAGAAAGAGAATGGATGATTTGGCTTCAAGTATTGTGGATGGAAGATTTAAAGAACAAAAA TTTCGTCTCAAGAACTGCGGTTTGAAGAAATTGATATATTTGGTTGAAACTTACGGTTCAGCAAGTCATTTTGCCGTGCCCGAAACTACTTTACGTCAGGCCATTATGAATACTCAG GTTGTCGATGGATTGTTCGTCAAAGAAACTGCTGATGTATTTGATTCTGTCAACTATTTAAAGACGATGACGCGCCGTCTTATAAAGATTTATAAA GATAAAAGCCTTCATTGCTTGAATATGGAGtgcgtaaaaaaattaaaagaaaaagatgatTTTGAAATGATTAttcaaaataaagaacaatacCTAATATCGTTTCAAGAATTTACcacacaaacagaaaaaaacaag ATGTTAACAGTCCGTGAAATGTTCGCAAAACAACTGATGCAAATCAAAGGTGTGTCAGCGGAAAGGGTGGTTGCTATAGTAAACAAATACCCTACACCCGCTTG TCTACTAACGGAGATCGAAGAAGCTACTACGCGTgacgaaaaagaaaatttacttACAAATCTTGATTTCGGCAAAGCGAAAAA aaaAGTGGGTGCGCCAATCAGCAAGCAAGTTTTCACGTTGTTCAATTCATAA
- the LOC130657926 gene encoding crossover junction endonuclease MUS81-like isoform X2, which produces MPPKRSRKQACPNPLFVMWLEEWKNEAEEKGLNSKWTYAKAIASIKKYPLPLRTGKEAKILENIGDGIAKKLDERLAQYIEDGGDIQSLHIRPDLLTLSSPKRKRNNKQKETSSDINKSPELTTPMFSPNAKHLKTGRKYVPKYRSGAYALIITLYEESQKPTYLGYMGKTDLQEASQPLCDKSFTMSDAGSHYTAWSSMGTLVEKGFVVKRSSPAKYYITDKGCELAHQLLMGNEGITKSNTTSSVAQSPKHKGYKSREKRSSVPEPGEGLLSELRDTVNLLGTPISPKQKYESATITNPTEVFDTNRKLGSRQPIGSSATNLFSPGSHYVKLQEKIRNSKNVNASNVPHVKLNQNTKQTKSTEDVSVANKITKTLGGTNPDLQHTKNFNYWYVTDTDATTLLKSKALVTIDDIIGLGFLIKSKQADLERSGALFKIDESRHATDGFVYAYIADKDGPDVARPPEYLKSPSKSSSTVTSEGSKRNHAFASSLPVACTGMLKENPFKKKDKETISSLSDRIMAATSSSSNISEDSPQYTTSLTASDMKPLFTLNPSLYDVILCIDTTETTGGGKMKKEMADKLLKSGLTIDVRKLQLGDFLWIAKEKFGQQRELLLDFIVERKRMDDLASSIVDGRFKEQKFRLKNCGLKKLIYLVETYGSASHFAVPETTLRQAIMNTQVVDGLFVKETADVFDSVNYLKTMTRRLIKIYKDKSLHCLNMECVKKLKEKDDFEMIIQNKEQYLISFQEFTTQTEKNKMLTVREMFAKQLMQIKGVSAERVVAIVNKYPTPACLLTEIEEATTRDEKENLLTNLDFGKAKKKVGAPISKQVFTLFNS; this is translated from the exons GCTATTGCTTCTATTAAAAAATATCCTCTTCCACTTCGTACTGGTAAAGAAGCAAAAATACTTGAAAATATTG GTGATGGAATTGCAAAGAAATTAGATGAAAGGCTTGCACAATACATAGAAGATGGTGGTG atatacAGTCTCTTCACATTCGACCGGATTTGCTAACTTTATCATCGCCAAAAcgtaaaagaaataataaacaaaaagaaaccaGTAGTGACATTAATAAGTCACCTGAATTGACCACACCTATGTTTAGTCCTAAT GCCAAACATTTAAAAACTGGCAGAAAATACGTTCCAAAGTATCGTTCTGGGGCTTATGCTTTGATCATAACGCTTTATGAAGAAAGTCAG AAGCCAACTTATCTTGGTTACATGGGAAAAACAGATTTACAAGAAGCATCGCAACCACTTTGTGATAAGTCGTTTACAATG TCAGATGCTGGCTCCCACTACACAGCTTGGTCATCTATGGGAACTTTAGTCGAGAAAGGTTTCGTTGTCAAAAGAAGTAGTCCTGcaaa GTACTATATTACCGATAAAGGTTGCGAACTGGCTCATCAGTTGCTTATGGGCAACGAAGGGATTACCAAAAGTAACACAACATCAAGTGTAGCTCAAAGCCCAAAACATAAAGGTTATAAGTCACGTGAAAAAAGAAGTTCAGTGCCTGAACCCGGAGAGGGATTGTTGTCGGAACTCCGTGATACGGTGAACTTATTAGGTACTCCAATTAgtccaaaacaaaaatatgaatCTGCTACGATTACTAATCCAACTGAAGTCTTTGATACAAATCGAAAATTGGGGAGTCGTCAACCAATTGGAAGTTCAGCTACCAATCTTTTTTCACCTGGTAGTCATTATGTAAAGCTTCAGGAGAAAATTCGAAATTCCAAAAACGTTAATGCTTCAAATGTTCCTCATGTTAAACTAAATCAAAATACAAAACAGACAAAGTCAACTGAGGATGTCAGTGTtgcaaacaaaataacaaaaactctTGGTGGTACCAATCCTGATTTACAGCACACAAAAAA tttcaacTATTGGTATGTGACAGACACTGATGCTACAACGTTGTTAAAGAGTAAAGCACTTGTTACTATTGATG ACATCATCGGTCTTGGTTTTCTTATTAAATCGAAACAAGCAGATCTTGAAAGATCTGGTGCATTATTTAAAATAGATGAGTCAAG GCATGCAACAGACGGTTTTGTTTATGCTTATATTGCTGATAAAGATGGACCAGATGTTGCTCGACCACCTG AATACTTAAAGTCACCCTCAAAAAGCTCTTCTACTGTTACGTCAGAAGGTTCAAAAAGGAATCATGCATTTGCATCTTCTTTACCAGTAGCATGTACTGGAATGTTAAAAGAAaatccatttaaaaagaaagacaaGGAAACAATTTCAAGTTTATCTGATAGAATTATGGCTGCAACATCAAGTTCTTCTAATAT ATCAGAGGACAGccctcaatatactacaagttTGACTGCATCAGATATGAAACCTCTTTTCACACTAAACCCTA gTTTATACGATGTGATATTGTGTATTGATACCACTGAAACTACTGGTGG CGGTaagatgaaaaaagaaatggCTGATAAGCTGCTTAAAAGTG GATTGACAATTGACGTTCGCAAGCTTCAACTTGGAGATTTTTTGTGGATAGCTAAAGAAAAATTTG GACAGCAACGCGAGTTACTGCTGGATTTTATTGTTGAGAGAAAGAGAATGGATGATTTGGCTTCAAGTATTGTGGATGGAAGATTTAAAGAACAAAAA TTTCGTCTCAAGAACTGCGGTTTGAAGAAATTGATATATTTGGTTGAAACTTACGGTTCAGCAAGTCATTTTGCCGTGCCCGAAACTACTTTACGTCAGGCCATTATGAATACTCAG GTTGTCGATGGATTGTTCGTCAAAGAAACTGCTGATGTATTTGATTCTGTCAACTATTTAAAGACGATGACGCGCCGTCTTATAAAGATTTATAAA GATAAAAGCCTTCATTGCTTGAATATGGAGtgcgtaaaaaaattaaaagaaaaagatgatTTTGAAATGATTAttcaaaataaagaacaatacCTAATATCGTTTCAAGAATTTACcacacaaacagaaaaaaacaag ATGTTAACAGTCCGTGAAATGTTCGCAAAACAACTGATGCAAATCAAAGGTGTGTCAGCGGAAAGGGTGGTTGCTATAGTAAACAAATACCCTACACCCGCTTG TCTACTAACGGAGATCGAAGAAGCTACTACGCGTgacgaaaaagaaaatttacttACAAATCTTGATTTCGGCAAAGCGAAAAA aaaAGTGGGTGCGCCAATCAGCAAGCAAGTTTTCACGTTGTTCAATTCATAA
- the LOC130657926 gene encoding crossover junction endonuclease MUS81-like isoform X5, translating into MFSPNAKHLKTGRKYVPKYRSGAYALIITLYEESQKPTYLGYMGKTDLQEASQPLCDKSFTMSDAGSHYTAWSSMGTLVEKGFVVKRSSPAKYYITDKGCELAHQLLMGNEGITKSNTTSSVAQSPKHKGYKSREKRSSVPEPGEGLLSELRDTVNLLGTPISPKQKYESATITNPTEVFDTNRKLGSRQPIGSSATNLFSPGSHYVKLQEKIRNSKNVNASNVPHVKLNQNTKQTKSTEDVSVANKITKTLGGTNPDLQHTKNFNYWYVTDTDATTLLKSKALVTIDDIIGLGFLIKSKQADLERSGALFKIDESRHATDGFVYAYIADKDGPDVARPPEYLKSPSKSSSTVTSEGSKRNHAFASSLPVACTGMLKENPFKKKDKETISSLSDRIMAATSSSSNISEDSPQYTTSLTASDMKPLFTLNPSLYDVILCIDTTETTGGGKMKKEMADKLLKSGLTIDVRKLQLGDFLWIAKEKFGQQRELLLDFIVERKRMDDLASSIVDGRFKEQKFRLKNCGLKKLIYLVETYGSASHFAVPETTLRQAIMNTQVVDGLFVKETADVFDSVNYLKTMTRRLIKIYKDKSLHCLNMECVKKLKEKDDFEMIIQNKEQYLISFQEFTTQTEKNKMLTVREMFAKQLMQIKGVSAERVVAIVNKYPTPACLLTEIEEATTRDEKENLLTNLDFGKAKKKVGAPISKQVFTLFNS; encoded by the exons ATGTTTAGTCCTAAT GCCAAACATTTAAAAACTGGCAGAAAATACGTTCCAAAGTATCGTTCTGGGGCTTATGCTTTGATCATAACGCTTTATGAAGAAAGTCAG AAGCCAACTTATCTTGGTTACATGGGAAAAACAGATTTACAAGAAGCATCGCAACCACTTTGTGATAAGTCGTTTACAATG TCAGATGCTGGCTCCCACTACACAGCTTGGTCATCTATGGGAACTTTAGTCGAGAAAGGTTTCGTTGTCAAAAGAAGTAGTCCTGcaaa GTACTATATTACCGATAAAGGTTGCGAACTGGCTCATCAGTTGCTTATGGGCAACGAAGGGATTACCAAAAGTAACACAACATCAAGTGTAGCTCAAAGCCCAAAACATAAAGGTTATAAGTCACGTGAAAAAAGAAGTTCAGTGCCTGAACCCGGAGAGGGATTGTTGTCGGAACTCCGTGATACGGTGAACTTATTAGGTACTCCAATTAgtccaaaacaaaaatatgaatCTGCTACGATTACTAATCCAACTGAAGTCTTTGATACAAATCGAAAATTGGGGAGTCGTCAACCAATTGGAAGTTCAGCTACCAATCTTTTTTCACCTGGTAGTCATTATGTAAAGCTTCAGGAGAAAATTCGAAATTCCAAAAACGTTAATGCTTCAAATGTTCCTCATGTTAAACTAAATCAAAATACAAAACAGACAAAGTCAACTGAGGATGTCAGTGTtgcaaacaaaataacaaaaactctTGGTGGTACCAATCCTGATTTACAGCACACAAAAAA tttcaacTATTGGTATGTGACAGACACTGATGCTACAACGTTGTTAAAGAGTAAAGCACTTGTTACTATTGATG ACATCATCGGTCTTGGTTTTCTTATTAAATCGAAACAAGCAGATCTTGAAAGATCTGGTGCATTATTTAAAATAGATGAGTCAAG GCATGCAACAGACGGTTTTGTTTATGCTTATATTGCTGATAAAGATGGACCAGATGTTGCTCGACCACCTG AATACTTAAAGTCACCCTCAAAAAGCTCTTCTACTGTTACGTCAGAAGGTTCAAAAAGGAATCATGCATTTGCATCTTCTTTACCAGTAGCATGTACTGGAATGTTAAAAGAAaatccatttaaaaagaaagacaaGGAAACAATTTCAAGTTTATCTGATAGAATTATGGCTGCAACATCAAGTTCTTCTAATAT ATCAGAGGACAGccctcaatatactacaagttTGACTGCATCAGATATGAAACCTCTTTTCACACTAAACCCTA gTTTATACGATGTGATATTGTGTATTGATACCACTGAAACTACTGGTGG CGGTaagatgaaaaaagaaatggCTGATAAGCTGCTTAAAAGTG GATTGACAATTGACGTTCGCAAGCTTCAACTTGGAGATTTTTTGTGGATAGCTAAAGAAAAATTTG GACAGCAACGCGAGTTACTGCTGGATTTTATTGTTGAGAGAAAGAGAATGGATGATTTGGCTTCAAGTATTGTGGATGGAAGATTTAAAGAACAAAAA TTTCGTCTCAAGAACTGCGGTTTGAAGAAATTGATATATTTGGTTGAAACTTACGGTTCAGCAAGTCATTTTGCCGTGCCCGAAACTACTTTACGTCAGGCCATTATGAATACTCAG GTTGTCGATGGATTGTTCGTCAAAGAAACTGCTGATGTATTTGATTCTGTCAACTATTTAAAGACGATGACGCGCCGTCTTATAAAGATTTATAAA GATAAAAGCCTTCATTGCTTGAATATGGAGtgcgtaaaaaaattaaaagaaaaagatgatTTTGAAATGATTAttcaaaataaagaacaatacCTAATATCGTTTCAAGAATTTACcacacaaacagaaaaaaacaag ATGTTAACAGTCCGTGAAATGTTCGCAAAACAACTGATGCAAATCAAAGGTGTGTCAGCGGAAAGGGTGGTTGCTATAGTAAACAAATACCCTACACCCGCTTG TCTACTAACGGAGATCGAAGAAGCTACTACGCGTgacgaaaaagaaaatttacttACAAATCTTGATTTCGGCAAAGCGAAAAA aaaAGTGGGTGCGCCAATCAGCAAGCAAGTTTTCACGTTGTTCAATTCATAA
- the LOC130657926 gene encoding crossover junction endonuclease MUS81-like isoform X4 has product MDICQTPWALRFTVQHQNQSAIASIKKYPLPLRTGKEAKILENIGDGIAKKLDERLAQYIEDGGDIQSLHIRPDLLTLSSPKRKRNNKQKETSSDINKSPELTTPMFSPNAKHLKTGRKYVPKYRSGAYALIITLYEESQKPTYLGYMGKTDLQEASQPLCDKSFTMSDAGSHYTAWSSMGTLVEKGFVVKRSSPAKYYITDKGCELAHQLLMGNEGITKSNTTSSVAQSPKHKGYKSREKRSSVPEPGEGLLSELRDTVNLLGTPISPKQKYESATITNPTEVFDTNRKLGSRQPIGSSATNLFSPGSHYVKLQEKIRNSKNVNASNVPHVKLNQNTKQTKSTEDVSVANKITKTLGGTNPDLQHTKNFNYWYVTDTDATTLLKSKALVTIDDIIGLGFLIKSKQADLERSGALFKIDESRHATDGFVYAYIADKDGPDVARPPEYLKSPSKSSSTVTSEGSKRNHAFASSLPVACTGMLKENPFKKKDKETISSLSDRIMAATSSSSNISEDSPQYTTSLTASDMKPLFTLNPSLYDVILCIDTTETTGGGKMKKEMADKLLKSGLTIDVRKLQLGDFLWIAKEKFGQQRELLLDFIVERKRMDDLASSIVDGRFKEQKFRLKNCGLKKLIYLVETYGSASHFAVPETTLRQAIMNTQVVDGLFVKETADVFDSVNYLKTMTRRLIKIYKDKSLHCLNMECVKKLKEKDDFEMIIQNKEQYLISFQEFTTQTEKNKMLTVREMFAKQLMQIKGVSAERVVAIVNKYPTPACLLTEIEEATTRDEKENLLTNLDFGKAKKKVGAPISKQVFTLFNS; this is encoded by the exons GCTATTGCTTCTATTAAAAAATATCCTCTTCCACTTCGTACTGGTAAAGAAGCAAAAATACTTGAAAATATTG GTGATGGAATTGCAAAGAAATTAGATGAAAGGCTTGCACAATACATAGAAGATGGTGGTG atatacAGTCTCTTCACATTCGACCGGATTTGCTAACTTTATCATCGCCAAAAcgtaaaagaaataataaacaaaaagaaaccaGTAGTGACATTAATAAGTCACCTGAATTGACCACACCTATGTTTAGTCCTAAT GCCAAACATTTAAAAACTGGCAGAAAATACGTTCCAAAGTATCGTTCTGGGGCTTATGCTTTGATCATAACGCTTTATGAAGAAAGTCAG AAGCCAACTTATCTTGGTTACATGGGAAAAACAGATTTACAAGAAGCATCGCAACCACTTTGTGATAAGTCGTTTACAATG TCAGATGCTGGCTCCCACTACACAGCTTGGTCATCTATGGGAACTTTAGTCGAGAAAGGTTTCGTTGTCAAAAGAAGTAGTCCTGcaaa GTACTATATTACCGATAAAGGTTGCGAACTGGCTCATCAGTTGCTTATGGGCAACGAAGGGATTACCAAAAGTAACACAACATCAAGTGTAGCTCAAAGCCCAAAACATAAAGGTTATAAGTCACGTGAAAAAAGAAGTTCAGTGCCTGAACCCGGAGAGGGATTGTTGTCGGAACTCCGTGATACGGTGAACTTATTAGGTACTCCAATTAgtccaaaacaaaaatatgaatCTGCTACGATTACTAATCCAACTGAAGTCTTTGATACAAATCGAAAATTGGGGAGTCGTCAACCAATTGGAAGTTCAGCTACCAATCTTTTTTCACCTGGTAGTCATTATGTAAAGCTTCAGGAGAAAATTCGAAATTCCAAAAACGTTAATGCTTCAAATGTTCCTCATGTTAAACTAAATCAAAATACAAAACAGACAAAGTCAACTGAGGATGTCAGTGTtgcaaacaaaataacaaaaactctTGGTGGTACCAATCCTGATTTACAGCACACAAAAAA tttcaacTATTGGTATGTGACAGACACTGATGCTACAACGTTGTTAAAGAGTAAAGCACTTGTTACTATTGATG ACATCATCGGTCTTGGTTTTCTTATTAAATCGAAACAAGCAGATCTTGAAAGATCTGGTGCATTATTTAAAATAGATGAGTCAAG GCATGCAACAGACGGTTTTGTTTATGCTTATATTGCTGATAAAGATGGACCAGATGTTGCTCGACCACCTG AATACTTAAAGTCACCCTCAAAAAGCTCTTCTACTGTTACGTCAGAAGGTTCAAAAAGGAATCATGCATTTGCATCTTCTTTACCAGTAGCATGTACTGGAATGTTAAAAGAAaatccatttaaaaagaaagacaaGGAAACAATTTCAAGTTTATCTGATAGAATTATGGCTGCAACATCAAGTTCTTCTAATAT ATCAGAGGACAGccctcaatatactacaagttTGACTGCATCAGATATGAAACCTCTTTTCACACTAAACCCTA gTTTATACGATGTGATATTGTGTATTGATACCACTGAAACTACTGGTGG CGGTaagatgaaaaaagaaatggCTGATAAGCTGCTTAAAAGTG GATTGACAATTGACGTTCGCAAGCTTCAACTTGGAGATTTTTTGTGGATAGCTAAAGAAAAATTTG GACAGCAACGCGAGTTACTGCTGGATTTTATTGTTGAGAGAAAGAGAATGGATGATTTGGCTTCAAGTATTGTGGATGGAAGATTTAAAGAACAAAAA TTTCGTCTCAAGAACTGCGGTTTGAAGAAATTGATATATTTGGTTGAAACTTACGGTTCAGCAAGTCATTTTGCCGTGCCCGAAACTACTTTACGTCAGGCCATTATGAATACTCAG GTTGTCGATGGATTGTTCGTCAAAGAAACTGCTGATGTATTTGATTCTGTCAACTATTTAAAGACGATGACGCGCCGTCTTATAAAGATTTATAAA GATAAAAGCCTTCATTGCTTGAATATGGAGtgcgtaaaaaaattaaaagaaaaagatgatTTTGAAATGATTAttcaaaataaagaacaatacCTAATATCGTTTCAAGAATTTACcacacaaacagaaaaaaacaag ATGTTAACAGTCCGTGAAATGTTCGCAAAACAACTGATGCAAATCAAAGGTGTGTCAGCGGAAAGGGTGGTTGCTATAGTAAACAAATACCCTACACCCGCTTG TCTACTAACGGAGATCGAAGAAGCTACTACGCGTgacgaaaaagaaaatttacttACAAATCTTGATTTCGGCAAAGCGAAAAA aaaAGTGGGTGCGCCAATCAGCAAGCAAGTTTTCACGTTGTTCAATTCATAA